From Deltaproteobacteria bacterium:
CCGGTAGCAGCTGCGTAGCCTATGACAGGCGGCATAGCTCCTGCAAGCCCGCCGACCTGGTTTGCCCAGGCGCTTCTCCGCTTTAGTATGAGCGTGTAGAGAATAACATAGCCAAAAACACCGGCTGCGGTAGTTAAAGCAGCGGCAACATTCACAAACTCGTAGAGAAGCACAAGTGACAAAAACACGAGGACATAACCCGCTATAAGGACCTTTTCCGCTGACACAGCGCCCCTTGCAAGGGCGCGGCCCGAAGTCCTCTCCATAAGGCCGTCTATATCGCGGTCTATGTAGTTATTTAGCATGGCAGCACCTGCGGTGGCGCCGCCAAGCCCAATAAGACCAAATACTACGTGCAGCGCATCGAGGCCGGTAACGCCTCCGACGAACATCCCTGCAAAGGCAGCCACCAGCACGAGCCCGACTATGCCGGGCTTACAAAGCACTATCCAATCGGCAAAGGGAGAGAGCGCCGTCAAGGCGCCTATCGTCTCCTTCTTATAGCCGATGGCGTAGTTCTTCATAGGGCCTCGGCCCCCACGATGTGGCTTCGCTGTTCGGCCGCGGCCCCAGACCTCATAAGAAAGTACGGGGCCGACTTGTACGCGAGCCATCCCATAAGGAAAAACCCTGTTGCGCCGTGCAGTATAATGAACGGCAAAAACATGCTTGAGAACACTACTGCAGCGCCAAACGCGCCCTGAAGCACTATGAGGGCAATAGTAAAGAGAAGCCCTCTTGCGTTCGCTGACTTCTCCTTGCGCACAGAGCGCACAAAGAGCACCACTGCGAGCGCCAAGACGCTAAAGGCGACCGCGCGGTGCAACACCTGAAGCACTATCTTCTGGCTCATGATGTCAGGTATTATCGAGCCGTGGCAGAGCGGGAAGTCCGGGCACGCAAGTGTTGCGCTTGAGTACCTCACAAATATCCCCACAACGACCTGCATGAATATCGCCGTAAAGATGAGCGCGTACGCGCCTGTGCCGGCATCCTCGCCAAGGGGGCCGACGCTCCTTAACACAAATATAAGGAGCGTAAAGACCACCACGGCTATCAGTAGATGCGACGAAATAATGAGCACATGCGTGAAGCTCTCGAGAAGCGGGGCCTCGGTGTGCACGATAAGGCCGCCAAAGAGCACGGCGGCAACGAGCAGACCTCCAACACCGAGCATGAGGTAGAGCGAAGTTCCCTTATAGCTCTTCCATATCACGAAGGTGCTATAGAGTATAAGGAACCCGGTAAGGGCGCCAAGGAGACGGTGCCCCCACTCAAACCACACCTGCATCTCAAGGGGCGGTGCAACTGTGCCGTGGCAAAGCGGCCAATCCGGGCACCCGAGCCCCGAGCCCGTCGATGTAACGAACGTGCCCACTACCATCAGTATGTAAGCGCTGGCGACCGTTATGCCAAGCGCCATAAAGAGCTTTCTTGATTTGGATGTATCTGCGTTCATAACGAATCCTCCGCCTCTTAATTAACGTTACTCTGAGTAGTTATACGGCGTCCAGTCCTTGGAGAGTTTGGGAAGTTCCGGACCCCAGTTGCCGTGCGCAGGCGGCGTTTGCGGCGTCTGCCACTCAAGGGACTTCGAGCCCCACGGATTACCGGGAGCCTTCTTACCCGCTATTGCGCCGATTATCCAGTTAAGATAGATAATCACCGCTCCAAGGCCTATTATAAAGCCGCCAATCGTCATTAGCTGCTGATGCCCCACGAACTGGGAATAGAGCTCATAATCATAATACCTTCTCGGAAGCCCCTCGAGCCCGGGAATGAACATCGTAAAGAAGGTGATATTCACGCCTATGAAGCTCACAAAGAAACCTATCCAGCCCCACGTTTCGTTGTACATCTTCCCGGTCATCTTCGGGAATATGTAGTATACGGCCGCGAAGATGGCAAATGTCCCGGACACGGCCATGACGTAGTGGAAGTGCGCAGTCACGAACTGAGTATCCTGGAAGTTGATGTCAAGCGGAAGCATGGCAAGCGGAATACCTGTCAGGCCTCCGACAAGGAACAGGAATATGAACCCTATAGCGTAGAGCATAGGGGTCTTTACGGTTATAGCCCCCTTGTATAAAGTACCGACAAGGCTTATAACCATCAGGCCAACCGGCACGCTGATTAGAAGTGTCGTTACCATCTGCCCTACTCTTAACCAGTCGACAAGGCCGCTTGTGTAGAGGTGGTGCGCCCAAACCTCTCCGCTTATAAGCACTATTACCCAGATGCCGCCGTAGACCGCGACCTTATAGTTAAAGGGCCTGTTCTTTGCGAAGGTCGCCACTATCTCCATTATGATTGTAAAGAACGGCAGGAATATGACGTACACCGCAGGGTGCGAATAGAACCAGAAGAGGTTCTGGTATATAAGCACGTCTCCACCTGCTATGGCGCTAAAGAACTGCGTGCCGAGGTACTTATCGAAGGTCAGCATCGTCACCGCAGTGCCAAGCACCGGAACGAAGATGAGCTGTATTATGAAAGCGCCCATCGTGCCCCACACAAAGAGGTTCATCTGGTTCCATCCCATGCCCGGGGCCCTCATCTTGATGATTGTTGTGAGGAAGTTCACGCCTCCGGCTATGGACGAGAAGCCGATTAAAAGAACCGTAAATGTATAGAAGGCCGTGTTGCCAGGCGATACTATCGAATACGGCGGATACCCTGTCCACATAATATCTGGCGGGTCAGGGATGACGAATGTCAGGAGTGCGAGCACTATGCCCATGAAGAAGAGCCACACGCTAAGCGCATTAAGCCTCGGGAATGCAACGTCCCTTGCCCCTATCTGAAGCGGTATCAGGTAGTTTGCGAGGAACCCGGTAAGCGCGGGTATCTGGAAACCCAGAATCATCGCGGCTCCGTGGAAGTATAGCCACGTATTATATGCGCTGGGGTTATCGGTGATTGTCGGCCCCACGTTCCAGAGCTCGAGCCTTATCAGCACGGCCATGATGCCGGCCACTGCAAAAGCAGCGAGCGAACCTATGAGATACA
This genomic window contains:
- the cyoE gene encoding heme o synthase; its protein translation is MKNYAIGYKKETIGALTALSPFADWIVLCKPGIVGLVLVAAFAGMFVGGVTGLDALHVVFGLIGLGGATAGAAMLNNYIDRDIDGLMERTSGRALARGAVSAEKVLIAGYVLVFLSLVLLYEFVNVAAALTTAAGVFGYVILYTLILKRRSAWANQVGGLAGAMPPVIGYAAATGTVDMTAAILFLIVALWQQPHAISLAMIYREQYKKAGIPVIPVAKGIAASKTRIFVYTAFLGAASALPYVIGMAGAFYMVSAMFLGAAFVLMSVLFLFSKKEKSPLVFAFSIVYLSVLFAALLADLV
- a CDS encoding COX15/CtaA family protein; this translates as MNADTSKSRKLFMALGITVASAYILMVVGTFVTSTGSGLGCPDWPLCHGTVAPPLEMQVWFEWGHRLLGALTGFLILYSTFVIWKSYKGTSLYLMLGVGGLLVAAVLFGGLIVHTEAPLLESFTHVLIISSHLLIAVVVFTLLIFVLRSVGPLGEDAGTGAYALIFTAIFMQVVVGIFVRYSSATLACPDFPLCHGSIIPDIMSQKIVLQVLHRAVAFSVLALAVVLFVRSVRKEKSANARGLLFTIALIVLQGAFGAAVVFSSMFLPFIILHGATGFFLMGWLAYKSAPYFLMRSGAAAEQRSHIVGAEAL
- a CDS encoding cbb3-type cytochrome c oxidase subunit I → MSEKKGFSLKEWIFTTDHKRVGILYLIGSLAAFAVAGIMAVLIRLELWNVGPTITDNPSAYNTWLYFHGAAMILGFQIPALTGFLANYLIPLQIGARDVAFPRLNALSVWLFFMGIVLALLTFVIPDPPDIMWTGYPPYSIVSPGNTAFYTFTVLLIGFSSIAGGVNFLTTIIKMRAPGMGWNQMNLFVWGTMGAFIIQLIFVPVLGTAVTMLTFDKYLGTQFFSAIAGGDVLIYQNLFWFYSHPAVYVIFLPFFTIIMEIVATFAKNRPFNYKVAVYGGIWVIVLISGEVWAHHLYTSGLVDWLRVGQMVTTLLISVPVGLMVISLVGTLYKGAITVKTPMLYAIGFIFLFLVGGLTGIPLAMLPLDINFQDTQFVTAHFHYVMAVSGTFAIFAAVYYIFPKMTGKMYNETWGWIGFFVSFIGVNITFFTMFIPGLEGLPRRYYDYELYSQFVGHQQLMTIGGFIIGLGAVIIYLNWIIGAIAGKKAPGNPWGSKSLEWQTPQTPPAHGNWGPELPKLSKDWTPYNYSE